A window of Pararhizobium gei contains these coding sequences:
- a CDS encoding TetR/AcrR family transcriptional regulator C-terminal domain-containing protein — translation MRIVKTEVIATALKLLDEVGMEGLTMRKLADALNIQAPSLYWHFANKDALLEGMADALMEPVAASNPEGEAWDARLGRVASEVRDALLSRRDAARVFAGTYPLSDNVLRVGSLLIDALKQAGADDRVATWGAFTIVYFVIGFVIEEQGLVRGTEPAGQEENPLAAKFPMAAIAMREIAGANADQRFAFGLDLQIAGLKAALRLS, via the coding sequence ATGCGCATTGTGAAAACCGAGGTCATCGCGACGGCGTTGAAGCTGCTGGATGAGGTCGGGATGGAGGGGTTGACGATGCGTAAGCTGGCAGACGCCTTGAACATTCAGGCGCCGTCGCTCTACTGGCATTTTGCCAACAAGGATGCCCTGCTCGAGGGAATGGCGGATGCGCTGATGGAGCCGGTCGCTGCAAGCAATCCGGAAGGCGAGGCATGGGACGCGAGGCTTGGGCGCGTGGCCTCCGAAGTGCGCGACGCCCTGCTGTCGCGCCGCGATGCGGCACGTGTTTTCGCCGGCACCTATCCTTTATCCGACAACGTACTGCGCGTCGGCTCGTTGCTCATCGACGCTCTCAAGCAAGCCGGAGCTGACGACCGTGTCGCGACTTGGGGTGCATTCACGATCGTCTATTTCGTGATCGGCTTCGTTATCGAGGAGCAGGGTCTTGTGCGCGGAACAGAACCAGCAGGTCAGGAGGAGAACCCCCTGGCAGCAAAATTTCCTATGGCTGCAATAGCGATGCGTGAGATTGCCGGAGCCAATGCCGATCAACGTTTTGCGTTTGGGCTCGATCTGCAGATCGCAGGCTTGAAGGCGGCGCTTCGCCTTTCCTGA
- a CDS encoding SDR family NAD(P)-dependent oxidoreductase, producing MDLQLTAKTALITGATAGIGLEIARTLAAEGARVVITGRDRAKLDNVLASVKAAGGSDISGILADAASAEGAAIIASAEPSVDILVNNLGIYESKAFGDITDADWSHLFDVNVMSGVRLSRTYLPGMLERNWGRIIFISSESGLAIPQDMIHYATTKTAQLSVSRGLAQLTRGTNVTVNSVLPGPTRSEGIEGFLRSQASDPSAPIKQIEAEFFATARSASILQRMVEAEEVANLVAYLASPRSSATNGAALRAEGGLVNTIA from the coding sequence ATGGATCTGCAACTCACCGCCAAGACCGCGCTGATTACCGGTGCCACCGCTGGTATCGGTCTCGAAATTGCCCGCACACTCGCCGCTGAAGGCGCCCGCGTCGTCATCACCGGACGCGACCGTGCCAAACTCGACAACGTGCTCGCTTCCGTCAAGGCAGCCGGCGGATCGGATATCTCTGGAATTCTGGCGGACGCCGCCAGCGCCGAGGGAGCAGCGATCATCGCCAGCGCGGAACCTTCGGTCGATATCCTCGTCAACAATCTTGGTATCTACGAGAGCAAGGCCTTCGGCGACATCACCGACGCCGATTGGAGCCATCTGTTCGACGTCAACGTCATGAGCGGCGTGCGCCTGTCGCGCACCTATCTGCCCGGCATGCTGGAGCGCAACTGGGGCCGGATCATCTTCATTTCCAGTGAGTCAGGCCTCGCCATTCCGCAGGATATGATCCACTACGCAACGACCAAGACGGCGCAACTCTCGGTCTCCCGCGGATTGGCACAATTGACCCGCGGCACCAATGTCACGGTCAATTCCGTGCTTCCGGGGCCGACCCGCTCGGAAGGTATCGAAGGCTTCCTGCGCAGCCAGGCCAGTGACCCGTCCGCACCGATCAAACAAATCGAGGCCGAATTCTTCGCAACAGCCCGCTCAGCCTCGATCCTCCAGCGCATGGTGGAAGCGGAAGAGGTGGCAAACCTCGTTGCCTATCTCGCCAGCCCCCGTTCATCGGCCACGAACGGCGCAGCCCTTCGTGCCGAGGGCGGTCTCGTCAACACCATCGCCTGA
- a CDS encoding N-acetylmuramidase domain-containing protein encodes MGGTEAACLSSSWGGPQIMGFNHAALGYSSATELANAFSADERWHVLGFADFCRDKKLINDMQTQDWTNFGKIYNGDGAVYGPKIKAAYDLKSKLLKLPRVPTIGPTTSGLSTALFLSDPKIEVETSLDAIE; translated from the coding sequence CTGGGCGGTACCGAGGCTGCATGTCTTTCATCAAGCTGGGGAGGCCCCCAAATCATGGGCTTCAACCATGCGGCGCTCGGCTATTCATCGGCAACAGAATTGGCCAATGCTTTCTCAGCCGACGAACGTTGGCATGTCCTGGGGTTCGCTGACTTCTGCCGAGACAAGAAGCTCATTAATGACATGCAAACCCAGGACTGGACCAACTTCGGAAAAATCTACAACGGCGATGGCGCCGTTTATGGCCCGAAGATCAAGGCGGCATATGATCTGAAAAGCAAGCTTCTCAAGCTGCCGAGGGTGCCGACCATCGGCCCAACGACATCTGGGCTTTCGACCGCACTCTTCCTGTCAGATCCCAAGATCGAGGTGGAAACGTCACTGGACGCGATCGAATGA
- a CDS encoding FAD-dependent oxidoreductase, protein MKMNYDVIVVGAGPVGLWLACELKLAGVDVAVLERRTERTAQSRALTIHGRSLEVFALRGLADRFLSAGKPIPTGHYGVLDTRLNFSPFDTRFPYTLFIPQTVTEERLEERAIELAVVIVRGVAATGIVDDGNRVRISTDVGEFFGSYAVGADGARSIVREHAGISYEGTEARNSLMLADVVLASPPAKPVVSVTNEHGSVMIAPLGDGKHHRIVLVDPQRTHVPRTEPVTLEEVAGPTARILGEDYQPRDPIWLSRFADETRLAGTYRKGRVLLAGDAAHIHAPMGGQGMNVGLQDALNLGWKLAAVVKGEAPDQLLDTYDEERRPIGQILYTNTLAQVGLVTRFDPATLALRETLNELLKIPAVNHRLAGELSGFDVAYGAGAKAALTAGQLAAGVRVPDIELVGRDGGPMSLYSLLVEGRWLHISFKPGASVSGPEWLRSSSVQSLAAVPSDHAALRGVRALLVRPDGYVAAVDQE, encoded by the coding sequence ATGAAAATGAACTATGATGTTATTGTTGTCGGCGCAGGCCCTGTGGGACTGTGGCTGGCCTGCGAGTTGAAACTTGCCGGCGTGGATGTCGCTGTTCTTGAGCGGCGAACGGAGCGGACGGCGCAGTCGCGAGCGCTCACCATCCATGGGCGTTCGCTGGAAGTATTTGCCTTGCGCGGCCTTGCCGATCGCTTCCTCAGTGCAGGCAAGCCGATCCCGACCGGTCACTATGGGGTCCTCGATACGCGGCTGAATTTCTCACCCTTTGACACGCGCTTCCCCTACACCCTGTTTATTCCACAGACCGTAACCGAGGAGCGTCTGGAAGAACGCGCGATTGAACTCGCTGTCGTCATCGTGCGGGGCGTGGCAGCAACCGGAATTGTGGACGACGGGAACCGGGTGCGCATCTCTACCGATGTCGGAGAGTTTTTCGGCTCCTATGCTGTTGGAGCGGATGGCGCTCGCAGCATCGTGAGGGAACATGCAGGCATCTCATATGAGGGAACAGAGGCCCGCAACTCTCTCATGCTTGCAGACGTGGTTCTTGCCTCGCCACCGGCAAAACCCGTCGTGTCGGTCACCAATGAACATGGCTCGGTGATGATCGCGCCTCTCGGTGACGGCAAACACCACCGCATCGTGCTCGTGGATCCGCAGAGGACCCATGTGCCGCGAACCGAACCGGTCACTCTGGAAGAGGTAGCGGGACCAACCGCGCGCATTCTCGGCGAGGACTATCAGCCTCGCGACCCGATCTGGCTTTCGCGTTTCGCCGATGAGACGCGCCTTGCCGGAACCTATCGCAAGGGCCGCGTCCTCCTCGCCGGCGATGCCGCTCATATCCATGCTCCCATGGGCGGACAGGGCATGAATGTCGGACTGCAGGACGCATTGAATCTCGGCTGGAAGCTGGCCGCAGTCGTGAAGGGCGAAGCGCCTGACCAACTGCTGGATACCTATGACGAGGAACGTCGTCCAATAGGACAGATCCTCTATACCAACACCCTGGCACAGGTCGGGCTGGTTACGCGATTCGATCCGGCGACCCTTGCCTTGCGCGAGACGCTGAACGAGCTCCTCAAAATTCCGGCAGTCAATCATCGTCTTGCCGGTGAGCTTTCCGGTTTCGACGTCGCCTATGGCGCCGGTGCGAAGGCGGCCCTTACTGCCGGGCAGTTGGCGGCAGGGGTACGCGTTCCGGATATCGAACTTGTCGGTAGAGACGGAGGACCGATGTCGCTCTACAGCCTGCTGGTCGAAGGACGTTGGCTTCACATTTCCTTCAAACCAGGCGCATCGGTTTCCGGCCCGGAATGGTTGCGATCCAGCAGCGTCCAATCCCTGGCGGCAGTTCCATCCGACCATGCGGCCCTGCGCGGCGTTCGGGCATTGCTGGTCAGGCCCGACGGTTATGTCGCCGCTGTCGATCAGGAATAA
- a CDS encoding SixA phosphatase family protein: MTLTARAHTIIQVCVTLLMALTFTVGLTSVGRADDELTTIYIVRHAEKEKLKRGEKDPPGPGLTDAGRKRAETLAVMMKDAGVKAIYINNYLRTQQTAEPTARETGAKVSEIKDAAETIRAIRKEDAIHTFLIVGRSNTVDDLGSELGVTIPTLNETQYDRMFIVRMRGDKVELETSRYGEKSPD, from the coding sequence ATGACACTGACAGCACGCGCGCATACAATCATTCAGGTCTGTGTGACCCTGCTCATGGCGTTGACTTTCACAGTGGGCCTGACGTCGGTGGGCCGCGCTGACGACGAGCTGACCACTATTTACATCGTCAGGCATGCCGAGAAAGAAAAACTCAAGCGGGGCGAGAAAGACCCACCAGGCCCTGGGCTCACAGACGCGGGCAGGAAACGGGCGGAAACCTTAGCGGTGATGATGAAAGACGCGGGCGTGAAAGCGATCTACATCAACAACTACCTCAGGACGCAGCAAACGGCAGAGCCGACCGCAAGGGAAACCGGCGCGAAAGTCTCTGAGATTAAGGATGCCGCCGAGACCATTAGAGCGATCCGGAAAGAAGACGCAATCCATACGTTCCTGATCGTAGGACGGTCCAACACGGTTGACGATCTCGGTAGCGAGCTCGGCGTGACCATCCCGACGCTCAACGAAACACAGTACGATCGAATGTTCATCGTGCGAATGAGAGGCGACAAGGTCGAATTGGAAACGAGCAGATACGGCGAGAAGTCTCCTGACTAG
- a CDS encoding HNH endonuclease produces MIQAEDILEFDPHGHGLRSEGRIDGITVVVITKNKNHTHTNDGIYTVNVLGEELQNRFREIKEARDAARIAFAARVSSALTDDSITSIMSAIGPRPFHTGHFIDSLATIRPDLWSALIARYGKGGQGAGTHFSAFSAVAHALHRAAIRGVLDKLEEYVPAPPDLNWGSPVIRYWTGAGGFSDQPYPDEPSPEANYTEGAIIEVKVNRYERNRGARAACISHYGTVCQGCDMDFGSRYGERGRDFMHVHHLVPLKQIRKTYKVDPIADLKPVCPNCHSMIHRREPMLSIEELRAIIT; encoded by the coding sequence ATGATACAAGCCGAGGATATCCTCGAATTCGATCCACACGGCCATGGTTTGAGGTCAGAAGGCAGGATCGACGGCATAACTGTAGTCGTGATCACTAAGAACAAGAACCACACGCACACCAATGACGGCATCTACACGGTCAATGTGCTCGGCGAGGAACTCCAAAATCGTTTCCGAGAAATCAAGGAAGCCAGAGATGCAGCTCGCATCGCATTCGCCGCACGCGTATCATCGGCGCTAACGGACGATAGTATCACTTCGATAATGAGTGCAATCGGGCCTCGCCCCTTCCATACCGGTCACTTCATTGACAGCCTCGCCACTATTCGCCCCGATTTGTGGAGTGCGCTGATCGCTCGCTACGGAAAAGGTGGGCAAGGTGCAGGCACGCATTTTTCGGCGTTCTCGGCGGTGGCCCACGCGCTGCACCGGGCGGCAATTAGAGGTGTGCTCGACAAGCTTGAAGAATATGTCCCCGCGCCGCCAGACTTGAATTGGGGAAGCCCAGTCATTCGGTACTGGACGGGGGCCGGTGGCTTTTCGGATCAGCCCTATCCAGATGAACCGTCCCCTGAAGCCAACTATACCGAGGGCGCCATCATTGAGGTCAAAGTCAACCGTTACGAGAGAAATAGGGGCGCCCGCGCCGCCTGTATCAGCCACTACGGCACTGTTTGTCAGGGTTGCGACATGGACTTCGGTTCCCGATACGGTGAGCGTGGGAGGGACTTTATGCACGTGCATCACTTGGTTCCACTGAAGCAGATCAGGAAGACCTACAAGGTCGACCCGATCGCCGACCTGAAGCCTGTCTGCCCCAATTGCCATTCTATGATACATCGGCGAGAACCGATGCTTTCCATAGAGGAGTTGCGGGCAATCATCACGTGA
- a CDS encoding SH3 domain-containing protein produces MSTGAPPVAHSTVNARDGLWLRRGPGLAFDRARLLEAGTSLTILGLDGEWARVDLQGDGLIDGYVFAAFLGMSAMEHLDEGDEEPINEAAIEELLAEATDPKSGAPANARGRAPRRKKD; encoded by the coding sequence ATGTCTACGGGCGCCCCGCCAGTGGCTCACTCGACCGTCAATGCGCGCGATGGGCTTTGGCTGAGAAGGGGACCGGGCCTTGCCTTCGACCGGGCAAGATTGCTTGAAGCGGGCACCTCGCTCACGATCCTGGGGCTCGACGGCGAATGGGCTCGCGTCGACCTTCAAGGAGATGGCCTGATCGACGGATATGTCTTTGCCGCCTTTCTCGGAATGTCTGCGATGGAACACCTAGATGAGGGTGACGAGGAGCCCATCAATGAGGCGGCGATCGAAGAGCTTCTTGCAGAGGCGACAGACCCAAAATCAGGAGCGCCGGCGAATGCGCGTGGTCGCGCGCCGAGGCGCAAAAAGGATTGA
- a CDS encoding haloacid dehalogenase type II has product MTLNGPKPTWLTFDCYGTLIQWDEGLLAAMDRILSAKGGDIDQKAFIAVYDSHEHALEEERPHRTFTKVSALALERSMAEFGLPFEVADAEILTSSIGKMPPFPEVVATLGKLKDAGFRLAIISNTDDAIIAGNVAQLGGHIDRVITAEQARAYKPSSQIFHHAWKSLGIGMEDLVHICASPHLDLVAARELGFRTVWVDRGTGRKPLADYHPNEIVPALDKIPAILATVGWMKR; this is encoded by the coding sequence ATGACCCTGAACGGACCCAAGCCGACCTGGCTGACTTTTGATTGCTACGGAACCCTGATTCAATGGGACGAGGGGCTCCTTGCAGCAATGGACAGAATACTGTCCGCAAAAGGTGGCGATATCGATCAGAAGGCCTTCATCGCGGTCTACGACAGCCATGAACATGCGCTGGAGGAGGAGCGTCCGCACCGCACGTTTACCAAGGTCAGCGCGCTTGCGCTGGAGCGGTCGATGGCTGAATTCGGACTTCCGTTTGAGGTTGCGGATGCGGAAATCCTGACCTCGTCGATCGGCAAGATGCCGCCGTTTCCGGAGGTCGTGGCAACCCTTGGAAAGTTGAAAGATGCAGGGTTCCGCCTCGCGATCATCTCCAATACTGATGATGCCATCATTGCTGGAAACGTGGCCCAACTTGGTGGCCACATCGACCGCGTCATCACTGCGGAACAGGCCCGTGCCTACAAGCCATCCAGCCAGATCTTCCATCATGCCTGGAAAAGCCTCGGCATCGGCATGGAGGATCTGGTGCATATCTGCGCCAGCCCGCATCTTGATCTTGTCGCAGCGCGTGAGCTTGGCTTTCGTACTGTCTGGGTCGACCGTGGCACGGGCCGCAAACCACTCGCTGACTACCACCCGAATGAGATCGTCCCGGCACTCGACAAGATACCTGCCATCCTTGCCACAGTAGGCTGGATGAAGCGATAA
- a CDS encoding RidA family protein, whose amino-acid sequence METLNPSSLTEASSHLIAQIAVTPPGARLAAISGQVGVDRAGQLVGGNDHAAQARQCFSNVLDALAAIKAHPDDILQMKIYVVRHTPDLVPAIFGAGGEIFGESWPVCASTWIGVEALALPEWLVEIEVLVALS is encoded by the coding sequence ATGGAAACTCTGAACCCCTCGTCCCTGACCGAAGCATCCTCGCACCTGATTGCACAGATCGCCGTCACCCCGCCTGGCGCGCGGCTTGCCGCCATCTCGGGCCAAGTCGGCGTCGACAGGGCGGGTCAACTCGTCGGTGGAAACGATCACGCGGCCCAGGCGAGGCAATGCTTCAGCAATGTCCTCGACGCCCTCGCGGCCATAAAGGCGCATCCGGACGATATCTTGCAGATGAAGATCTACGTCGTCCGGCACACTCCAGATCTCGTTCCAGCGATCTTTGGGGCAGGCGGTGAAATATTCGGCGAAAGTTGGCCGGTGTGCGCGAGCACCTGGATCGGCGTCGAAGCGCTCGCCTTGCCAGAATGGCTTGTCGAGATAGAGGTTCTGGTCGCCCTGTCATAA
- a CDS encoding LysR substrate-binding domain-containing protein produces the protein MPRILMERSGEMEVFARVVQDGGFSAAARNLDITPSAVSKLIARLEARLGTRLLVRTTRAVTLTQEGEAYHHAALRILQELNEADQEAAGGAVRGRLRINTTIPFGTMFVAPAIPEFVSRHPDLIVDLSFTDGIVDLVAEKTDVAIRMGNLPDSGLIARKLGQSRRVVCASPDYLARRGSPQTPADLAYHDCLTFNFRRARPSWPFRDRDRDIAQLVQGSIVVNNGETMKQMVLAGAAIARVGLFHVADDIAAGRLIPLLEDFNPGDLELVHAVYVGGGPLPHRVRAFIEHMVVTLGDSPLLKGTS, from the coding sequence ATGCCGCGCATCCTGATGGAACGTTCGGGAGAAATGGAAGTGTTTGCCCGCGTCGTTCAGGACGGAGGATTCTCCGCCGCGGCTCGCAACCTCGACATCACGCCATCGGCGGTCAGCAAGTTGATCGCCCGTCTTGAAGCAAGGCTCGGCACACGTCTGCTGGTGCGAACCACCCGTGCCGTGACACTCACGCAAGAAGGCGAGGCCTATCATCATGCGGCGCTTCGGATTTTGCAGGAACTGAACGAGGCGGATCAGGAGGCCGCGGGTGGCGCGGTGCGCGGGCGACTGAGGATCAATACAACGATACCGTTCGGCACGATGTTCGTCGCACCGGCCATCCCGGAGTTCGTTTCACGCCATCCCGATCTGATCGTGGACCTCTCCTTCACTGACGGGATTGTCGATCTGGTGGCGGAAAAGACCGATGTCGCTATCCGCATGGGCAATCTGCCGGACAGCGGGCTGATAGCCCGCAAGCTAGGGCAAAGCAGGCGCGTCGTCTGCGCTTCACCCGATTATCTGGCGCGCAGGGGTTCGCCGCAAACGCCGGCGGATCTTGCGTATCACGACTGCCTGACGTTCAATTTCCGGCGCGCAAGGCCGTCCTGGCCGTTTCGTGACCGTGACCGGGACATCGCTCAACTGGTCCAAGGCAGCATCGTCGTCAACAACGGAGAGACGATGAAGCAAATGGTGCTGGCCGGCGCCGCCATTGCCCGCGTCGGCCTGTTCCATGTGGCCGACGACATCGCAGCGGGGCGGTTGATTCCACTGCTCGAAGACTTCAATCCAGGCGATCTTGAACTGGTGCATGCCGTCTATGTTGGTGGTGGTCCCCTGCCCCACCGCGTCCGTGCCTTCATCGAGCATATGGTCGTGACACTGGGTGATTCACCGCTGCTGAAAGGGACGTCCTGA
- a CDS encoding putative quinol monooxygenase yields the protein MSDTPLTIIAITTAKPGKEAALGAAQEKLVTETLAEDGCLRYELHQSLDDGRVRIFVETWASEQQWRAHMQGAAMQRFQASGVGDYFADFALHRLTKVAG from the coding sequence ATGTCCGACACACCTCTGACCATCATCGCCATTACCACAGCAAAGCCCGGCAAGGAGGCAGCGCTTGGCGCCGCCCAGGAAAAGCTGGTCACCGAGACTTTGGCCGAAGACGGCTGCCTTCGGTACGAGTTGCATCAGTCACTCGATGATGGACGCGTGCGCATCTTCGTCGAAACCTGGGCAAGCGAACAACAGTGGCGCGCCCATATGCAGGGGGCCGCCATGCAGCGTTTCCAGGCGAGCGGCGTGGGAGACTATTTCGCCGATTTCGCCCTGCACCGGCTGACCAAGGTCGCTGGCTGA
- a CDS encoding LysR substrate-binding domain-containing protein, translated as MSFGFDLDLLKTFAAVVDCSGFTKAAERVHLTQSTVSQQIKKLEVNLGASLLRRDKSTGTVETTEAGELLLSYARRILAIADEAAEVMRTPSAPRTVRLGVPEDFAGRRLIDLLSGFSAASPHIRLDTVSGWSTELRRLLDAGEIDLALIKREPGDGACLASWKEELIWVESTTRPVETNPVPLAVFPVGCIYRDRAISAIERSGRRWRIAYTSQGLMGVQAAVASGLGISLLPSDAVLSEHRKLGPLDGFGDQPASEMALVKGRASLSAEAQSVGRFLADSLGS; from the coding sequence ATGAGCTTCGGCTTCGATCTGGATCTTCTGAAAACCTTTGCTGCAGTCGTCGATTGCAGCGGCTTTACCAAGGCGGCCGAGCGGGTACACCTGACGCAGTCGACGGTGAGCCAGCAGATCAAGAAGCTGGAGGTCAATTTGGGCGCCTCGTTGTTGCGGCGGGACAAATCGACCGGAACTGTTGAAACGACGGAAGCCGGCGAGTTGCTGCTGAGCTATGCGCGCAGAATACTCGCCATCGCAGATGAGGCCGCCGAGGTCATGCGGACGCCTTCGGCCCCGCGCACGGTCCGTCTTGGAGTGCCGGAAGATTTTGCCGGGCGGCGGCTTATCGATCTGCTATCGGGATTTTCTGCGGCGTCTCCACATATCAGGCTCGATACGGTCAGCGGCTGGAGCACCGAGCTTCGCCGCTTGTTGGACGCGGGCGAGATCGATCTGGCGCTGATCAAGCGCGAGCCTGGCGATGGGGCGTGTCTTGCGAGTTGGAAAGAAGAGCTGATCTGGGTGGAGAGCACCACCCGTCCAGTCGAGACGAATCCGGTCCCACTTGCGGTGTTTCCCGTCGGATGTATCTACCGGGATCGCGCGATCAGCGCGATCGAGCGCAGTGGTCGCCGCTGGCGAATCGCCTATACCAGCCAGGGCCTGATGGGCGTGCAGGCAGCGGTTGCTTCCGGCCTCGGAATCAGTCTGCTACCTTCCGATGCGGTGCTTTCCGAACACCGGAAGCTCGGCCCGCTGGATGGGTTTGGTGATCAGCCCGCGTCCGAGATGGCGCTGGTGAAAGGACGGGCGAGCCTCTCTGCAGAGGCGCAGTCCGTCGGTCGCTTCCTAGCGGATAGTCTGGGGTCGTAA
- a CDS encoding aldolase has protein sequence MAHELNVSKTNPALRRNLPLDTDEIWQARVDLAACLRMAARLGLEEGICNHFSAVVPGHPDLFIVNRLGWAFQEATASSLLICDFEGNVVAGDGVPEATAFYIHARLHKTSPRVGAAFHTHMPNATALSMVEGEPLVWAGQTALKFYGRVAVDQDYNGLALDEGEGDRIASVLGDKDILFMKNHGVMVCAPNIAEAWDDLYYLERAAEVQLKAMGSGRKLLPVVPAVADEAARQMREGDPESARMHLESIRRVLDRQAPEYRD, from the coding sequence ATGGCGCATGAACTGAATGTTTCGAAGACAAATCCTGCACTTCGGCGCAATCTCCCGCTGGATACTGACGAGATATGGCAGGCACGTGTCGATCTTGCCGCTTGCCTTCGTATGGCGGCACGGCTCGGCCTTGAAGAGGGGATTTGCAATCATTTCTCGGCCGTCGTGCCTGGCCATCCCGACCTCTTCATCGTCAACCGCCTCGGCTGGGCGTTTCAGGAGGCGACTGCCTCGTCATTGCTGATCTGCGATTTCGAGGGCAATGTGGTTGCCGGGGATGGCGTGCCGGAGGCGACGGCCTTCTACATCCATGCGCGCCTGCACAAGACGTCGCCTCGGGTGGGGGCCGCCTTTCACACCCATATGCCGAATGCCACCGCGCTCAGCATGGTGGAGGGGGAGCCATTGGTCTGGGCAGGCCAGACGGCGCTCAAGTTCTACGGCCGTGTCGCGGTGGATCAGGACTATAACGGCCTCGCCCTGGACGAAGGCGAAGGCGACAGGATCGCCTCCGTCCTTGGCGACAAGGATATACTGTTTATGAAAAACCATGGTGTGATGGTCTGCGCGCCGAACATCGCCGAAGCCTGGGACGATCTCTATTATCTCGAACGTGCTGCCGAAGTTCAGTTGAAGGCAATGGGTTCCGGCCGGAAACTTCTGCCGGTCGTGCCCGCTGTCGCCGATGAAGCGGCAAGGCAGATGCGCGAAGGGGACCCCGAAAGTGCCAGAATGCATCTGGAGAGCATCCGGCGGGTCCTCGACCGGCAGGCGCCAGAGTATCGCGATTGA
- a CDS encoding type 1 glutamine amidotransferase domain-containing protein — MKLLRSLAVALALGTSTYAHAGNVLIVLSDSNRLDLKDGKVFKTGFYLNELMQPVKALLDAGHEITFATPKGTVPSVDVTSIDKMYFGGDETAMKASEAQLSELGLMSSDKSPVISLARVGQIGYDHFDAVYVPGGHAPMQDLLVSSDLGKLLTYFHENGKTTALACHGPIALLSTLPDAQEFVAKFETAGTAKAQTDWIYAGYKFTVFSNREEEMAKGLLNGGEMKFYPQDALTKAGGEFSQANAPFDGHVVMDRELITGQNPASALAVAHELLNRLK; from the coding sequence ATGAAACTACTGCGCAGCCTCGCTGTCGCTCTTGCGCTCGGCACCAGCACCTACGCCCATGCCGGAAACGTGCTGATTGTCCTGTCCGACTCCAACCGTCTCGACTTGAAGGACGGCAAGGTGTTCAAAACCGGCTTCTATCTGAATGAACTGATGCAGCCGGTAAAGGCGCTGCTCGACGCCGGCCATGAGATCACCTTCGCCACGCCGAAAGGTACGGTGCCTTCCGTTGACGTGACCTCCATCGACAAAATGTATTTCGGCGGCGACGAAACCGCGATGAAGGCCAGCGAAGCGCAACTGTCGGAACTGGGCCTGATGTCGAGCGACAAGTCGCCAGTCATCAGCCTGGCGCGGGTCGGGCAGATTGGCTACGACCATTTTGACGCGGTGTATGTGCCCGGCGGTCACGCACCGATGCAGGATCTTTTGGTAAGTTCCGATCTCGGCAAACTGCTCACCTACTTCCACGAAAACGGCAAGACGACCGCGCTTGCCTGCCATGGTCCGATCGCGCTTCTCTCAACACTGCCAGACGCACAAGAGTTCGTGGCGAAGTTCGAGACGGCGGGAACCGCAAAGGCGCAAACGGACTGGATCTATGCCGGCTACAAGTTCACGGTCTTCAGCAACCGGGAGGAGGAAATGGCGAAGGGACTTTTGAACGGTGGCGAGATGAAGTTCTACCCGCAGGATGCGCTAACTAAGGCGGGTGGCGAGTTCAGCCAGGCCAATGCTCCCTTCGACGGACATGTCGTCATGGATCGGGAATTGATCACCGGCCAGAATCCTGCGTCAGCTCTGGCTGTGGCTCATGAACTTCTCAACAGATTGAAGTAG
- a CDS encoding XdhC family protein — protein MLDTLAAKHRVALVTLVLIEGNSPRPLGAQMAVSESGE, from the coding sequence ATGCTCGATACGCTTGCTGCCAAACATCGGGTCGCGTTGGTAACACTGGTTCTGATCGAAGGAAATTCTCCAAGGCCGCTTGGCGCACAGATGGCCGTTTCCGAAAGCGGCGAATAG